One Bacteroidota bacterium genomic region harbors:
- a CDS encoding efflux RND transporter permease subunit — MAAVQQGFPGNGASGPRRFGLTELAVRYRTAVFVLVGLIVVAGLMAYVSVPKESAPEVEVPTIIVATPYLGVSPGDIETLVTRPIETALKAIPGVKQITSKSREGYSQVTVEFVAGTNMEEALQKVREKVALAKTKLPADADEPVIQEIDFSQFPILQVNISGDYSLVVLKKIADDLKERFEQVPQVLEVTVSGGLDREVQVYASLNRLKYYNLTFTDLVNAIRAENLTIPGGNIDFESRRFAVRVPGEFRDPLEVQDLVVKTVNGRPVYVRDVAVVDFGFRERSSYARLNGQPVVTLSVKKRSGENIIATAEQIKAILAQVKPSLPPGVRIDITGDQSKTIAVMVHDLQNHIIAGLILVVAVLLFFMGVRNAVLVGVAIPITMLLTFIVIWALGYTMNMIVLFSLVLALGILVDDAIVVVENIYRYVEEGYDRVTAARLATAEVAVPVITATLTILAAFFPLLFWPGIVGEFMKYLPITVIIALTCSLFVALVINPAIAATFMRREGERGPGLHRNAKILLALGMGLFGLLALLVSWVTFLVLVVGSVLAWAAGRWLLKPAIRWLMHQGMPLLSARYESLLRWGLRHRMLVLGGTFGIWVLTFLLFALLNAGVEFFPNTPPRTVAVNLEFPPGTTLDRTDEAVRTAEQVVSRLPGREDAESIVAISGGAADPFGFSAGGSGGLNKGSVTLNLIDYHKRQHDAFQTLRQIRQVVPEAIAGADVSVVRNNIGPPTGLPINIEIIGDDFQVLKRLSDQVLETLKRSPVYAKLDGLKSDMNDVRPELVVHIDRERAALYGVNTQMIASTIRSAINGVEAGKYRDGEDEYPITVRLSPEDRLSPEVLANLVVLKEGRQIPLSAVARWELTEGLGTVNRKDLNRVATVSANVKDEYNANAVLGEVRALLEGFELPPGYTMRFTGQRQEQEEASRFLGRAFLIGLLLILLIMVAEFNSVVKPLIIATSVLLSIIGVLWGLILFRMPFSIIMTGLGIISLAGIAVRNGIVLVDYADLLRARGMPLEEAVVRAGRTRLRPVLLTASTAILGLVPLTAGMNIDFLGLVTRLEPDFFWGGEQSAWWGPMGVAVIVGLTVATFLTLVVVPVMYVMVERGRAWFRRTFTLADSVPVAELPVASAEVESRPA, encoded by the coding sequence ATGGCCGCTGTGCAGCAGGGTTTTCCGGGAAACGGAGCTTCAGGGCCGCGCAGGTTTGGGCTCACGGAATTGGCCGTACGCTATCGAACCGCCGTTTTCGTGCTCGTGGGCCTCATCGTAGTGGCCGGTTTGATGGCCTACGTGAGCGTGCCCAAGGAGTCCGCCCCCGAAGTCGAGGTGCCGACCATCATCGTCGCCACCCCTTACCTTGGGGTCTCTCCCGGAGACATCGAGACGCTCGTCACCCGGCCCATCGAGACAGCCCTGAAGGCCATACCCGGGGTGAAGCAGATCACCTCCAAGTCCCGAGAGGGCTACAGCCAGGTCACCGTCGAATTTGTGGCCGGCACCAACATGGAGGAGGCGCTGCAGAAGGTCCGGGAAAAGGTCGCGCTGGCCAAGACGAAGCTTCCGGCCGACGCCGATGAGCCCGTCATCCAGGAGATCGATTTCTCCCAGTTCCCGATCCTACAGGTGAACATATCCGGCGACTACAGCCTCGTAGTGCTCAAAAAGATCGCCGACGACCTCAAGGAGCGTTTTGAGCAGGTCCCGCAGGTGCTCGAGGTGACCGTATCGGGCGGGCTGGACCGAGAAGTGCAGGTCTACGCCAGCCTGAACCGGCTTAAGTATTACAACCTCACCTTCACGGATCTGGTGAACGCCATTCGGGCCGAAAACCTCACCATACCGGGCGGGAATATCGACTTCGAAAGCCGTCGCTTTGCGGTGCGCGTGCCTGGGGAGTTTCGCGACCCCCTGGAAGTCCAGGACTTGGTGGTAAAAACCGTAAACGGCCGGCCCGTGTATGTGCGCGACGTGGCGGTGGTGGATTTCGGCTTCCGGGAGCGCTCCAGTTACGCCCGCTTAAACGGGCAGCCGGTGGTGACGCTTTCCGTCAAAAAGCGAAGCGGAGAGAACATTATCGCAACGGCCGAGCAGATTAAGGCCATCTTGGCCCAGGTCAAGCCCAGTCTGCCGCCCGGGGTGCGGATCGACATCACGGGCGATCAGTCCAAGACGATCGCCGTCATGGTGCACGACCTGCAAAATCACATCATCGCCGGGCTTATTCTGGTGGTGGCCGTGCTGCTCTTCTTCATGGGCGTGCGCAACGCCGTGCTCGTAGGCGTGGCGATCCCGATCACGATGCTGCTCACCTTCATCGTGATCTGGGCCCTGGGCTATACCATGAACATGATTGTGCTCTTCAGCCTGGTGCTCGCGCTGGGGATTTTGGTCGACGACGCGATCGTGGTCGTGGAGAACATCTACCGCTACGTTGAGGAGGGCTACGATCGCGTTACAGCCGCCCGGTTGGCCACGGCCGAAGTGGCCGTGCCCGTGATCACGGCCACGCTCACGATTTTGGCGGCCTTTTTCCCGCTGCTTTTCTGGCCGGGCATCGTGGGCGAGTTCATGAAGTACCTGCCCATCACGGTGATCATCGCCCTTACTTGCTCTCTGTTTGTGGCCCTTGTGATCAATCCGGCCATAGCGGCCACGTTTATGCGTCGGGAGGGCGAGCGCGGCCCCGGCCTGCATCGCAACGCCAAGATTTTGCTCGCCCTGGGTATGGGCCTTTTCGGCCTTCTGGCCCTGCTCGTAAGCTGGGTGACGTTTCTGGTCTTGGTGGTGGGCTCCGTGCTGGCCTGGGCGGCGGGCCGCTGGTTGCTGAAGCCCGCCATTCGGTGGCTCATGCATCAAGGTATGCCTCTGTTGAGCGCGCGCTACGAAAGCCTGCTGCGTTGGGGGCTCCGCCACCGGATGCTCGTGCTGGGGGGGACGTTTGGCATCTGGGTGCTCACCTTCCTGCTTTTCGCCCTGTTGAATGCTGGGGTGGAGTTCTTTCCCAACACCCCGCCTCGGACGGTAGCCGTAAACCTGGAATTCCCACCCGGTACCACCTTGGATCGCACCGATGAAGCCGTGCGCACCGCGGAGCAGGTCGTCTCGCGCTTGCCCGGCAGAGAGGATGCAGAGTCCATTGTGGCCATCTCCGGTGGGGCCGCCGATCCCTTTGGCTTTTCCGCTGGCGGCAGCGGAGGGCTCAACAAGGGCAGTGTGACGCTCAACCTGATCGACTACCACAAGCGTCAGCACGACGCCTTCCAGACTCTGCGCCAGATCCGCCAGGTCGTGCCGGAGGCTATAGCTGGGGCCGACGTGTCCGTGGTACGCAATAACATCGGGCCGCCCACGGGCCTGCCCATCAACATCGAGATCATCGGGGATGATTTTCAGGTGCTCAAGCGGCTTTCGGATCAGGTGCTTGAGACCCTCAAGCGCTCTCCCGTGTATGCCAAGCTCGACGGGTTAAAGAGCGACATGAACGACGTTCGGCCCGAGCTCGTGGTGCACATCGACCGGGAGCGGGCCGCCCTCTACGGGGTGAACACGCAGATGATCGCCTCCACGATCCGAAGCGCCATCAACGGCGTGGAGGCCGGCAAATACCGGGACGGCGAGGACGAATACCCCATCACCGTGCGGCTTTCGCCCGAAGATCGCCTATCCCCAGAGGTGCTGGCCAACCTGGTGGTGCTCAAAGAGGGCCGGCAGATCCCCTTAAGCGCCGTGGCCCGCTGGGAGCTCACCGAAGGGCTGGGCACGGTCAACCGCAAGGACCTCAACCGCGTGGCCACGGTCTCGGCCAACGTCAAGGACGAATACAACGCGAACGCGGTCCTGGGCGAGGTGCGTGCCCTCTTGGAGGGCTTTGAGCTCCCACCAGGCTACACGATGCGCTTTACAGGCCAGCGGCAGGAGCAAGAGGAGGCCTCTCGTTTTCTGGGCCGCGCTTTCTTGATTGGCCTGCTGCTCATTCTGCTCATTATGGTGGCGGAGTTCAACTCCGTCGTCAAGCCCCTTATCATCGCCACCTCCGTGTTGCTTTCCATCATCGGGGTGCTTTGGGGCTTGATCCTGTTTCGGATGCCCTTCTCCATCATCATGACGGGCCTGGGCATCATCAGCCTAGCCGGGATCGCCGTGCGCAACGGGATTGTGCTCGTCGACTACGCGGATCTATTGCGCGCTCGCGGAATGCCGCTTGAGGAGGCCGTGGTTCGAGCCGGCCGCACCCGGTTGCGGCCCGTGCTGCTGACGGCCTCCACGGCCATCTTGGGTCTTGTGCCGCTTACGGCCGGCATGAACATCGACTTCCTAGGGCTGGTTACTCGTCTGGAGCCGGACTTCTTCTGGGGTGGTGAGCAGTCCGCCTGGTGGGGGCCGATGGGCGTGGCCGTGATCGTAGGACTAACGGTGGCCACGTTCTTGACGCTCGTTGTTGTGCCCGTTATGTACGTGATGGTCGAGCGGGGTCGCGCCTGGTTCCGGCGTACTTTTACATTGGCCGACTCCGTGCCGGTGGCCGAGCTGCCTGTTGCCTCAGCGGAGGTCGAATCACGCCCTGCTTAG
- a CDS encoding YebC/PmpR family DNA-binding transcriptional regulator: protein MAGHSKWAQIKRKKAVVDAKRGKLFTKLIREITVAVREGGPDPDGNPRLRLAIENARAVNMPKENIERAIKKAAGQDQAEAYEAVTYEGYAPGGVAIYIDALTDNPNRTVAEVRHLFSRHGGNLGTSGSVAYLFERKGILHVPADGVREEDLLQAILDAGAEDLALEGDVYVVTTPREAFAPVREALLAAGFRMEKAALEMVPTTTVKVDPETARRALRLIEALEDLDDVQAVYTNLEMDEETVAALSEAGA from the coding sequence ATGGCGGGGCACAGCAAATGGGCGCAGATTAAGCGCAAAAAAGCCGTTGTCGATGCCAAGCGGGGCAAACTGTTTACCAAGCTCATCCGCGAGATCACGGTGGCCGTGCGCGAAGGTGGCCCCGATCCCGATGGCAACCCCCGGCTCCGGTTGGCCATCGAAAACGCGCGCGCCGTGAACATGCCCAAGGAAAACATCGAGCGGGCCATCAAGAAGGCCGCAGGCCAAGACCAGGCCGAAGCCTACGAAGCGGTGACCTACGAAGGCTATGCGCCCGGCGGGGTGGCGATCTATATCGATGCGCTCACGGACAACCCTAACCGGACCGTGGCCGAGGTGCGTCATCTTTTCAGCCGCCATGGGGGCAACCTGGGCACCTCCGGCAGCGTGGCTTACCTGTTTGAACGCAAGGGCATCTTGCACGTGCCCGCCGACGGGGTGCGGGAGGAGGATCTGCTGCAGGCCATCTTGGACGCCGGAGCTGAGGACCTGGCTCTGGAAGGGGACGTATACGTGGTCACCACCCCGCGCGAGGCCTTCGCCCCTGTTCGGGAGGCCCTTCTAGCGGCCGGCTTCCGCATGGAGAAGGCCGCCCTTGAGATGGTGCCCACGACGACCGTCAAAGTCGATCCCGAAACGGCCCGTCGGGCATTGCGGCTCATCGAGGCTCTGGAGGACTTAGACGACGTGCAGGCCGTCTACACGAACCTGGAGATGGACGAAGAGACGGTGGCCGCGCTCTCTGAGGCGGGCGCATG